In Brevibacillus marinus, the genomic window CGGTTCCGGCTGGGCTTGGCTGGTCGTCGACAACGGCAAGCTGGCTGTAACCTCGACGCCGAACCAGGACAGCCCGCTGATGGAAGGCAAAACGCCGATTCTCGGACTGGACGTATGGGAGCACGCCTACTACCTGAAGTACCAAAACAAGCGGCCTGACTACATCAACGCGTTCTGGAACATTGTCAATTGGGATGAAGTGAGCAAGCGGTACGAAGCTGCTCGCTAAACAACCTGCCCAAGCTGTCCGGGCAGCAGGTCAAGCACCGCAAGCATCTGTTTGCTTGCGGTGCTTTTTTGCTGTGCGGGTGGGCAAAAGGACAGCGAAACGCAGCCGCGATTCGTCGCTGACTGTCTGCGCTACAGACTGCAGAATACTTGGGGTGAAAACATGCAGCAAAAGGAGGGGGGCGGTCGAAGATGCTGGATTTGCATGAACTCGCCGACTATTTTGCTCAGGGGGCTTTTTGGATCAAGGGCGTGTATGAAACGGAAATCAAACCGGGAACCTACAAAGGCCATTCCCGCGCCAATCCGACACCTTATTCCGGCTTTGTATTCGCATTGAAAGGCTGCGCCCGTTTTGTGATCGAAGGAGTGCCGTACTCGTTGTCACCGGGGACAGTCGCACACGGGGGCAAACACATGACGTTGACGATGGAGATTCCCGAACCGGAACCTTTCCGATACATCCTCATCCACTACTCCGCTGCGCCATTGGCGGGCGGCAAGGATTACGCGCAACGACATTTCTGCCTGGAGACAGGCGAAAATCCGGTCATTGCCGAGATGCTCAGGATGCTGCACAGCGCGGCGGGAACGCCCGGCGGTCTTCCTGCGCTGCGATCGAGAGAGCTGTTCTTCGGCATTTTGCACGAAACGTTGAGATCAGCGCGCAGCCTGCAGAACAAGGGCAGCATTGGCATGATCGAGCACGTGCTCCACTACCTGCACGATCACTACATGGAGCAGTTGACGCTGCACAAGCTGGCCGCTGTCTCCGGAATGGACAGCCAGCAGTTCGCCTATTATTTCAGAAAGTACGTCGGCATGTCGCCCATTGACTATCTCATTCGCCATCGCATCGAAAGAGCCAAACATCTGCTGCTGACAAGCAACTGTACGGTGAATGAAATCGCGGAATGCGTCGGGTACGCGGATGCGCATTACTTCAGCAGGTTATTCCGCAAACATACGGGTTGTTCGCCAACTGACTTTCGCGCCAGATTCGCGAATCATCCACCTGTCTTTTAGAAATTGTCCATTCTCAGCCCAATCGGCTTTGTTTATAATTTTTGATAATGAAAATCATTTTCTGTTTGTTGGGGCTGAGGAGGTCACGTGATATGCGGATGTGCCAAAACATCGCAGTGCTGTTCGCTATATTGTTGCTTGTCAGTTTGCCGATTTCCGGCTGTGGCAATGCCGCGGCCGATCGGGAGCCGACAACGGGCAGTGCTGTCGCGCAGCAACAAACCTCGTCGTCTTCATCCGCTGCGTTTCCCAAGACGATTACCCACGCCAAAGGGGAAACCGTGATTGACGCGAAACCGCGGAAAGTTGCGATTACGTATTTCCCTTATGCGGACCATTTGTTTGCCATCGGCGAACAAGATGTCGTCGCCGGTGTGGTCGGGCTGTCTTATTTGCGCAACTTCCCGGTATACGATCCATTTACAAAAGATGGACGCATCGCCGACCTTGGCGATCAGGCCAATTTGGAAAAAATGCTCGAACTTGCGCCCGATGTCATTATCGCCTGGGAACAGGATGAAGAAATCTACGACGAGCTCGCCAAAATTGCGAAAACGATCGTAATTCCCCAGTCGGAAAACTGGCAGGAGACGATCACGAAAGTGGCGGCCGTCATCGGGGAAGAAGCGAAAGCAGCGCAGTATATCGCAGATTACAATGCCCGGCTGCAAACCTTGGCGGAAAAAATGGACGATTCAGGCATAAAGGGAAAAACAGCGATCTTTATGATGACGTGGGGCAAAGGCTTCAACTATTATGGTGGCGTGCGCATGGAACCGTATTACGAAAAGCTCGGTTTCCGAAAGTTTGCCGGAATGAAGGATTGGAGCGAAATCAGCCTGGAGGGGGTCAGCGCCATCAACCCCGATTACATCTTCCTGGGAGAAGATTTCACTGGCACCGCGGAATTGGCGCTGAGCGAACTGGCGTCCAATCCGGTATGGAACAGCCTCCAGGCTGTGAAAAACGGCAATCTGTACATCGTGGACACGGAAGTATTCGGCCCGCTCGCCATGGGGCAATCAAAAGGGCTGGACGTGATCGAACAAATCCTGAACCGATGACCTGACGGTTGTGTTTGGGCGGATGCCCGTCGCTGATGTCTATCCGCTCCCCCGCTTACGTTGCCGCGACCGGTTCCTTGTACGCGACGATCCGCAGCCGCTTGTAATCGACGAGCCAGTTTCCGTCCTTGTAGAGAGCGGGGCGAACCCTTTCCGTGATGCTGCGGAAGGCTTGCGCTTTCGCCGCTTCGGAAAAATCGTGGAAAAAGGGGCCGGCAAAGGTCTCAAGCCACGGGAGCAGTGCGTCCCGATCCGTTCCCAACGAAGTGGGCCGGTCGAACAAGCTGGCATAGACAACGGTAAAGCCTTGCCGTTCCAACAGCGTGCTGTATTCCGCGATGCTGGGGTAGTACCACGGATTCCGCTCCGCGGCAGCAATGCCGCTGTTGGCCAGTTCCTCGCTGATCGCAGCGAAAATGGTTTGAATGTTTCCCTTCCCGCCAAATTCGGCCACGAACCGGCCGCCGGGCCGCAGGGCAAGCCAGATGCTCTCGATGACGGCGGCGGGATTTTTCATCCAGTGCAAGGCGGCGTTGGAAAACACGGCGTCAAATGGCTGCTCCGTGCGGTAGGTCTCGGCATTTGCCGCCACGAAGGTGAGGGAGGGGTATTTCTCGCGCGCTTTTTGGATCATTTCGGGCGACAGGTCAATCCCGACGGGAACGGCCCCGGAAGCGGCGATGGCCGCCGTCAGGTCGCCCGTGCCGCAGCCGACGTCAAGCACCTTTTCCCCTTCCTGTGGTGCGAGCAGATCGAGCACCGCTTTTCCCAGCTGCGAAACGAATCCCATCTTGGTATCGTACAGTTGTGCGTTCCACTGATTGGCTGCCTGTTGTGCCATGGCTTTCCTCCACTCCAGTGCGGGATATAGGCTAATTGTAAGCGGCGCGCATAGATTGGTCAAACAATCTGTAAACTAAGCATTACGACTGGCGCCGCCTGCGCGCCGGAGCATGCAGCCGCGAATTTTGCCAGCCCCAACTTTCTTTCCCCCCACCTGCAATCGTGAACGCTGACAAAAACGTTTCTCTGGACTAACATGGCATTCTCTTTTTACGATGGTAGAGAAATGTTGCACACGTCAGCAGCGCGACGGAGAAGAACAGCAGGAGGAAAGAAGCGAATGGAAAGTCGTCAGCTTGTGGAAGAACGGTTAAAGCAAGGGAAGCGGGGCGTTTTCATCAGCCTTGCGGTGTACGGGATCTTGGCCTTGACGAAGCTGGGAGCCGGCTGGTACACCGCGTCGCGCGCGTTGGTCGCGGACGGCTGGAACAGCGCGTCCGACGTGCTGGTCTCGCTGGCGATCCTGATCGGGCTGGTGGTCGCCGGGAAGCCTGCGGATGATGACCATCGCTACGGGCATTTTCGCGCGGAGACAGCGGCTGCCTTGATCGCCGCGCTGCTGATGGCTGGGGTCGGGATTGACCAGCTGATGGGAACGCTGCAGCTTTTGTTTTCCGAGCAGCCGCTTGAGCGACCAGATCCTCTCGCGCTCTACGTGGCAGGCGCCAGCGCATTGGCAATGTACTTGGTCTACCGGATCAACCGTTCGATCGCGCAGCGGACGAACAACCTGGCCGTGCTGGCTGCCGCTTACGACAATCGGGCCGATGCGCTGGTCAGCGCAGCGGCGGCAGCGGGGATTGCCGGCGCCCAGACGGGAGCGGGTTGGCTGGACCCGATTGCCGCCCTGATCGTCAGCGGCGTGATTCTGAAAACGGCTTGGCAGGTGGGGGCGGAGGCGATTCATTCGCTGATGGACGGATTTCAGGGCGAGAAGCTGGCGGAGATCGCTGCACGGATCGAACAGGTGGACGGCGTGAGGGAAATCGTCGACCTCCGCGCCCGCTACCACGGAAGCGCGGTGCACGTGGATGTGACGATTGGCGTGGATCACCACTTGAGTGTCGTGGAAAGCCACTCGCTGACCGAGCAGGTGGAACAGCGGCTGCTCGGATACGAAAACATCGAGCGGGTCTATGTGCATGTGGAACCGGTGGGCAATCAGATGTAGCAGCGCCCGGCGCAACGTTCGCCGGGCGTTTTTAGTTGATCTGGACTTCCTTTTCCGGGTTCAGTTTTTTGGCGAGCTGTTCTTCGCCGCGATGGATCCAGCCGACAAACGAGTCGAGCTGCCGGTACGCTTTGTCCAGGCAGACCACGGCGACCAGCATGTAGTGATTTTTATCGGCATTGCGCGCGCGATAGCGCAGATCAAACCACCTCACCTCATAGCCGAAGTGATGCTCGCGGACTTCCACATGGGCGTAGCGGGTAAAGGAAAGAAACGCCTGTACCTTGGGATTCTGTTTGGCCCGGGCGATCAAGTCGCTCTCCGGTTTGCGGACAAACGTGTCCAAAACGACCGTCTCGCCTCCGTTCACCTCGCCGACGTACCAGTGGCTGTCGGTTTTGACGACAAATGTCCACTGATTGCCAAAAAACGTCGGCAGGATCGTATATTCGCCGCTTGCGCCAATCGCTTTGCGGACGAGTTCTGTCGTTCGCCTGTGCGATTTGTAGCGCAGATAGTAGTAGACGGCAAGGAACAGGTAGATGGTGAAAAAAAGCGGTCCCGGGTTCGCACCGGCCATCCAGAGCAGAAAGCCGGCCAGGTGCAGGGCGAAGATGAGGGGGTCGAAGATAAAAATCAAGTTGAACGCGATCCACTTTTTGCTGAAGGGGGACAGGCCTTGCGTACCGTAAGCGTTAAACAGGTCGACGAAGATGTGCAGAAACACGGCCAGGAACGTCCAGCCGAGCAGGTGCGGCCAATGCTGCTGCGGGCTGATCGCCTGAACGAGCAGAAAGACCGCCAGGGTCCAACCAAACAGGGCCGGGAGCGAATGGGAGGCGCCGCGGTGGTGGCGGATGTAGAAGGCACTGCCGCGAAGCCGGGTTAACCCGTCCAGATCAGGGGCTTGTGAACCGATTACCGTTCCCAGCATGACGGCTTCGGCCAATCCGGGCGAAGCGGCGACGACCGGATCAAGATGAGCCAGTCCGGCCAGGCCAAACCCCATCGCAAAATGTGTTGCAGTATCCATGATCGATTCCCCTCTCTTGAGGCACCTCTTTATGCCCGGAACGTGCGCGGCACGTCCGATCGCACAGCCGTTACACAAAAAACGCTACAATGTTTATTATATCGTTTTCTGCCCGCGAATGCCTGTCGGGGAAAAAAGAAGTGTGAGTCAAGCCACAGTGGGCAGGATTTTTTGCCTCTCTAGGGGTTTCCTCTTCTTGAAAGCGTTTTACTTTTGGGTGATTCCTTTCTTGAACTGGTTTTTTACCTCATCCGCGAAGGGCTTTTAATGCCAGCCCGGTAGGGCTGCTTTGATATGGCCCGTGCAACACGCGGATCACTCCGTTTATGTAGCCTTTCGCTTGTTCTTTGACCTCCCGCAGCAAATCCTTCACTCGTATCATCGGTTGCAAATGGAACGCTTCCTCTTTCGTCTGACCTCCTAACCGCCGTCCCTCTTGTCGAGCTATTATCGCTTGCAACATCGCCTGTACCCCCCGTACACTCCAACTGTAGCCCCCTCGTTTCGTCCTTTTGGCCATCACCCGCATTTGCGACTCTGCACTTCCCATTGGTCGCATGCCTGTCGTATCGATTCCAGCTTCACGAAGTACCTCTCGATAGTCGATCAGATGCCTTCGATGTTGCCGTAAATACGCCACGTATTTTCGCCATTCGTTCCGATTCTCTTCCCGTATCTTTTCCTCCGGTACCGATTCTACCGCCGCAAGCAATGCAGCCGAATCAAACGCAGCCAACGCCTGCCGTACCGTCTGCCACGCCTTGGGCAGGTGTCCCAGGAAACGCCGTAATTCTCGTGCCACATGAAAGCGATCCAGTGTGTAAATACAGCGGTGAAAGTACGATTCGCATTCCCCGATCCATTTCGCTCCGTCCCCATTGACCACCAGCCACGTGTTTTCATCCATGTCGTAATGACGAACCAGAAAGTCGCCAAACCCTTCCCAGAAGTCTCCCTTCGTCGTATGCAGGTAATGTCGTTTGTATTTCAGACTCACCCGGCTCCCATTCCTTTCCCATCCCTCATGCACGATCGCCATTCGGTTTTCCATTCCCCTCTGGTGATGCCGCTGCAACGAGGTGTAAAGTCCATCCACTTCCACAAACAGCACGTGGGCCACCCTTCGGGTCGCTTCCGGCAACACGTTTGCCTCCTGCTCCGCTCGAGCGATCAATTTGTCTCGGATTGCCTCATGGCTCAGTGCCCGATACCCCAGCAACGCTTCCAGGCGGTTGGCGCTGTCCCGGTACGAGGGACCTTGGCTGGCAAACTTGGTCGCTACCTCTTCCAAAAACGGGCTGAGTTTCTCCCGCCCGTCAAAGGCCAGCATCTGGTCCAACAAAAACACATGTCGACCCTTCACGCGATCCTGATACAAGCGCCGTTTAAATCGAACCGTACCAAAGATCGTGTCGATCTGGACTTCTCGCTGGTCCTTTAACCGATAGCGTGAATGATCCCGTTGATGCATCAGACACTCGTCCAGTGATTCCAGCAAGCGAGCCATACCTGCAGCAAATTGTTCCTGTAACTTCCGAAATAACAGGGTTTCTAGCTCTTTCATTGTCGGAAATTCCGTGTTACACTCACGCATAGGGGTTTCTCCTCCTTGGTTTGTGTTTGTTTTTTGGCGATTTACACTTTACCAAGAAGGGAAACCCTTTTCTATACCCTCTTGCGAAATTTCCTCAGAAAGTTTCATTTCAGTTGCCCACGAACATTTTACTCATACAAAAAAGAAAAAGCAATCCTCCCTGTTTGCTCCCGTCTTGTCTGGAGCGGGATGCTTTCGGTAAGATGGAATGGTACGGTTAAGCAAGGGGGGAAAGAGCCGTGCTGACGGTGTTTATCGAGTATAAAGTAAAGGAAGAGCAGCGGGAGGCGTATCTTCAGGAGATGTCGCGCATCCCGCAGCAGGTGGCCGAACGGGGCGGCCGCGGCTATCGCTTTTACGAAGGACTGGATCAGCCGTGCCTGTTTGTGGAAAGTTTCGAGGTGGAAGACGAAACGGTGTACCAGGCGATCAAAGCGTGGCGAACGGGGGATCGGCGATTTGCCCCCTACCTGGCG contains:
- a CDS encoding helix-turn-helix domain-containing protein, encoding MLDLHELADYFAQGAFWIKGVYETEIKPGTYKGHSRANPTPYSGFVFALKGCARFVIEGVPYSLSPGTVAHGGKHMTLTMEIPEPEPFRYILIHYSAAPLAGGKDYAQRHFCLETGENPVIAEMLRMLHSAAGTPGGLPALRSRELFFGILHETLRSARSLQNKGSIGMIEHVLHYLHDHYMEQLTLHKLAAVSGMDSQQFAYYFRKYVGMSPIDYLIRHRIERAKHLLLTSNCTVNEIAECVGYADAHYFSRLFRKHTGCSPTDFRARFANHPPVF
- a CDS encoding ABC transporter substrate-binding protein, coding for MRMCQNIAVLFAILLLVSLPISGCGNAAADREPTTGSAVAQQQTSSSSSAAFPKTITHAKGETVIDAKPRKVAITYFPYADHLFAIGEQDVVAGVVGLSYLRNFPVYDPFTKDGRIADLGDQANLEKMLELAPDVIIAWEQDEEIYDELAKIAKTIVIPQSENWQETITKVAAVIGEEAKAAQYIADYNARLQTLAEKMDDSGIKGKTAIFMMTWGKGFNYYGGVRMEPYYEKLGFRKFAGMKDWSEISLEGVSAINPDYIFLGEDFTGTAELALSELASNPVWNSLQAVKNGNLYIVDTEVFGPLAMGQSKGLDVIEQILNR
- a CDS encoding methyltransferase domain-containing protein, with the protein product MAQQAANQWNAQLYDTKMGFVSQLGKAVLDLLAPQEGEKVLDVGCGTGDLTAAIAASGAVPVGIDLSPEMIQKAREKYPSLTFVAANAETYRTEQPFDAVFSNAALHWMKNPAAVIESIWLALRPGGRFVAEFGGKGNIQTIFAAISEELANSGIAAAERNPWYYPSIAEYSTLLERQGFTVVYASLFDRPTSLGTDRDALLPWLETFAGPFFHDFSEAAKAQAFRSITERVRPALYKDGNWLVDYKRLRIVAYKEPVAAT
- a CDS encoding cation diffusion facilitator family transporter, which produces MESRQLVEERLKQGKRGVFISLAVYGILALTKLGAGWYTASRALVADGWNSASDVLVSLAILIGLVVAGKPADDDHRYGHFRAETAAALIAALLMAGVGIDQLMGTLQLLFSEQPLERPDPLALYVAGASALAMYLVYRINRSIAQRTNNLAVLAAAYDNRADALVSAAAAAGIAGAQTGAGWLDPIAALIVSGVILKTAWQVGAEAIHSLMDGFQGEKLAEIAARIEQVDGVREIVDLRARYHGSAVHVDVTIGVDHHLSVVESHSLTEQVEQRLLGYENIERVYVHVEPVGNQM
- a CDS encoding metal-dependent hydrolase, which produces MDTATHFAMGFGLAGLAHLDPVVAASPGLAEAVMLGTVIGSQAPDLDGLTRLRGSAFYIRHHRGASHSLPALFGWTLAVFLLVQAISPQQHWPHLLGWTFLAVFLHIFVDLFNAYGTQGLSPFSKKWIAFNLIFIFDPLIFALHLAGFLLWMAGANPGPLFFTIYLFLAVYYYLRYKSHRRTTELVRKAIGASGEYTILPTFFGNQWTFVVKTDSHWYVGEVNGGETVVLDTFVRKPESDLIARAKQNPKVQAFLSFTRYAHVEVREHHFGYEVRWFDLRYRARNADKNHYMLVAVVCLDKAYRQLDSFVGWIHRGEEQLAKKLNPEKEVQIN
- a CDS encoding ISLre2 family transposase, with amino-acid sequence MRECNTEFPTMKELETLLFRKLQEQFAAGMARLLESLDECLMHQRDHSRYRLKDQREVQIDTIFGTVRFKRRLYQDRVKGRHVFLLDQMLAFDGREKLSPFLEEVATKFASQGPSYRDSANRLEALLGYRALSHEAIRDKLIARAEQEANVLPEATRRVAHVLFVEVDGLYTSLQRHHQRGMENRMAIVHEGWERNGSRVSLKYKRHYLHTTKGDFWEGFGDFLVRHYDMDENTWLVVNGDGAKWIGECESYFHRCIYTLDRFHVARELRRFLGHLPKAWQTVRQALAAFDSAALLAAVESVPEEKIREENRNEWRKYVAYLRQHRRHLIDYREVLREAGIDTTGMRPMGSAESQMRVMAKRTKRGGYSWSVRGVQAMLQAIIARQEGRRLGGQTKEEAFHLQPMIRVKDLLREVKEQAKGYINGVIRVLHGPYQSSPTGLALKALRG
- a CDS encoding antibiotic biosynthesis monooxygenase; this translates as MLTVFIEYKVKEEQREAYLQEMSRIPQQVAERGGRGYRFYEGLDQPCLFVESFEVEDETVYQAIKAWRTGDRRFAPYLAGGLEKMHVWAFQPVALGRS